A genome region from Camarhynchus parvulus chromosome 15, STF_HiC, whole genome shotgun sequence includes the following:
- the PITPNB gene encoding phosphatidylinositol transfer protein beta isoform isoform X1, whose protein sequence is MVLIKEFRVVLPCSVQEYQVGQLYSVAEASKNETGGGEGIQVLKNEPYEQDGEKGQYTHKIYHLKSKVPGFVRMIAPEGSLVFHEKAWNAYPYCRTIVTNEYMKDDFFIKIETWHKPDLGTTENVHNLDPNTWKSVEVVHIDIADRTQVEPGDYKADEDPALFQSVKTKRGPLGPNWKKELATDEECPKMCAYKLVTIKFKWWGLQNKVENFIQKQEKRIFTNFHRQLFCWIDKWIELTMEDIRRMEDETQKELEALRNQGQVRGTSAANDE, encoded by the exons ATGGTGCTGATCAAGGAGTT ccGAGTGGTTTTACCTTGCTCCGTGCAAGAG tATCAAGTTGGGCAGCTTTATTCTGTGGCAGAAGCTAGCAAAAACGAAAcaggaggtggggaaggaaTTCAGGTCTTAAAAAACGAGCCTTATGAACAGGATGGCGAGAAGGGACAATATACTCACAAAATCTATCACTTAAAGAG TAAAGTCCCTGGGTTTGTAAGGATGATTGCTCCAGAAGGCTCCCTGGTGTTCCACGAGAAGGCCTGGAATGCATATCCCTACTGTAGAACAA TTGTGACA aatgAATACATGAAAGATGACTTCTTCATAAAAATTGAGACCTGGCATAAACCAGATTTGGGAACAACAGAGAAT gttcACAATTTAGATCCAAACACATGGAAGAGTGTTGAGGTTGTCCATATTGACATTGCAGATAGAACTCAAGTAGAACCAGGA GACTACAAAGCTGATGAAGATCCTGCATTATTCCAGTCAGTTAAGACAAAGAGAGGACCTCTGGGGCCAAACTGGAAG AAGGAGTTAGCAACTGATGAGGAGTGTCCCAAAATGTGTGCTTACAAATTGGTGACCATCAAATTTAAGTGGTGGGGACTGCAGAACAAAGTGGAAAATTTTATACAAAAG caagaaaaaaggaTATTTACCAACTTCCACCGCCAGCTGTTCTGTTGGATTGACAAATGGATTGAGCTGACTATGGAGGACATCAGGAGGATGGAGGATGAAAcccagaaggagctggaagcG CTGCGTAACCAAGGCCAAGTGAGAGGAACGAGTGCTGCCAATGACGAGTGA
- the PITPNB gene encoding phosphatidylinositol transfer protein beta isoform isoform X2, with product MVLIKEFRVVLPCSVQEYQVGQLYSVAEASKNETGGGEGIQVLKNEPYEQDGEKGQYTHKIYHLKSKVPGFVRMIAPEGSLVFHEKAWNAYPYCRTIVTNEYMKDDFFIKIETWHKPDLGTTENVHNLDPNTWKSVEVVHIDIADRTQVEPGDYKADEDPALFQSVKTKRGPLGPNWKKELATDEECPKMCAYKLVTIKFKWWGLQNKVENFIQKQEKRIFTNFHRQLFCWIDKWIELTMEDIRRMEDETQKELEAMRKKGSVRGTLAADV from the exons ATGGTGCTGATCAAGGAGTT ccGAGTGGTTTTACCTTGCTCCGTGCAAGAG tATCAAGTTGGGCAGCTTTATTCTGTGGCAGAAGCTAGCAAAAACGAAAcaggaggtggggaaggaaTTCAGGTCTTAAAAAACGAGCCTTATGAACAGGATGGCGAGAAGGGACAATATACTCACAAAATCTATCACTTAAAGAG TAAAGTCCCTGGGTTTGTAAGGATGATTGCTCCAGAAGGCTCCCTGGTGTTCCACGAGAAGGCCTGGAATGCATATCCCTACTGTAGAACAA TTGTGACA aatgAATACATGAAAGATGACTTCTTCATAAAAATTGAGACCTGGCATAAACCAGATTTGGGAACAACAGAGAAT gttcACAATTTAGATCCAAACACATGGAAGAGTGTTGAGGTTGTCCATATTGACATTGCAGATAGAACTCAAGTAGAACCAGGA GACTACAAAGCTGATGAAGATCCTGCATTATTCCAGTCAGTTAAGACAAAGAGAGGACCTCTGGGGCCAAACTGGAAG AAGGAGTTAGCAACTGATGAGGAGTGTCCCAAAATGTGTGCTTACAAATTGGTGACCATCAAATTTAAGTGGTGGGGACTGCAGAACAAAGTGGAAAATTTTATACAAAAG caagaaaaaaggaTATTTACCAACTTCCACCGCCAGCTGTTCTGTTGGATTGACAAATGGATTGAGCTGACTATGGAGGACATCAGGAGGATGGAGGATGAAAcccagaaggagctggaagcG ATGCGTAAGAAGGGTTCCGTTCGAGGCACTTTGGCTGCGGACGTCTAG